From the Halarchaeum grantii genome, the window AGGTCCGTGCGCTCCTCCATCGATTCGCGACCACGCAAGCAGACATCGACATCGAAACCGCGGTCATCTACTTCCGCGCATGTACTCGGCGCAACCGATAAATCCCCACACCATATATGAGTGACTAGAGATGGCGTCCAGTAGTGATTCCTCGGCGTCGGTCGACGACGAAGTCCAGCAGCTCTACGAGCGCTACCAGGCGGCGGAGAGTGAGGAGGAACGCCACGAGATCGCGCTCGAGATGGGCAAGCTCGATGGACGCCGTCATGCCGAGATTTACGACGCCTTAGAAGACGAATGATACAATGCGACTCATCTGAGTGTACTATCCACACAGAGCCGTACCCAACCGACTGAAGGCGATCAGGCGGGAAAATGCGATTCGAGGCGGAGCTTCGCCTCACGTAGTTCACGCAGGCGCCGCGTGACAGCGCGCCACCCACTCAGCCGATCAGAGGCCTCGTTGAGGTCGTCGTAGTCGACGTCCGCGAGTACGACCGCACCTGGTGAAGACGCCTCGAAGGACGCAGCGAGCTTGCGTTCCCGTTCTCGGTACTCCTCAATCGTGTCCGCGATTGCCCCGGAGGTCTCGAACTCCCGTGTGAGTTCGGTGACGTGCCGGAACTCGAAGGACGCCTCGTTGCGCACGAAGAGCGCAGGGTTGTCCGCGACCTTCTCGAGGACGAGTCTCGGTGACTTCACCACCGAGTGAGCGAACCCCGAGTACCCAATGGTCCACAGTCCGAGCCCCATCGCTTCGATCTGCTCTTGGTAGCGATTGCGGATGGTGACCCAAAGATTTTACTGATTCGCTGTAAACTGTAATCAAGAACGAATCGTGTCACGCACCTCAAATCGCGCCGACGGCGACATCGTCGAGGACTTCCTCTCTGTCGCGGACCTCCTCGAGGAGCCACAGCTCGCCCAGTTGTACGCGTACCTCGCTAGAGAGGGCGAGGCGACAGTCCAGGACGCGATGGACGACCTCGAACTCGCACAGGGAACCGCCTACAGCTACGTCAACCGGCTCGTCGACGCCGGCGTCGTCGACGTTACCGACGACGAGCAGCCCCGGCGGTACGCCGCCCGTCAGATCGACCTGACCGTGACGACGGCTGCGGGCGACCGCGAGTACACGATCACGCCGGCGCTCATCGACGCCGTCGGCCGCCGCGAGACGAACGCCGACATCGACACCTACATCGATCGCCACGGCGTCGCCGGCCTCGCGACGGCGCTGACCTACGCCGTCGCCCGCGAACGCGGCGAGGTGACCCACCGCCTGATGGCGGAGGATCTCGACATCTCGCCGCTGGCCGCGGAGATGATCCTCCAGGCGCTCCACCCCGTCGTCCACGAGCACTACGACATCGAGCAAGCAGGGGCAGGACTCGACGAGCTGGACATCAACGACGACGCCGCTGACGACGCGTGAGCCAGCTCCACATCGCCGACACCGGCCTGTTCGTCGCGATGGGGCAGCCCTCGAACAGTCGGTACCAGGCCGTTCGGCGGTTCGCTCGCCGGAACGACATCACCTTCGTCCTCCCCGAACGAGTGGACGAGGAGCTGACCGTCGACGACCCGGACGTCGAGGACGTGCCAGTTGACACCGCAATCGACGAGGGCTGGGCGACGGTTGCGGCGCCGCTCGAGTTCTCCGAGCCTGTCGTCTCCCGGGTGATGGACGGCGTCCAGCGGTACATCGCGAACGCCGACGACCGGCCCGCCGACGAGGTTGAGCGTGCCGACGCCACCCTCGCCGCCCTGGCTGCCCAGCACCTCAGCGCAGGGACGGCGACCGAGGTCTACATCTACACGACCGATATCGCGGCCGGCGAGGGGGCCGAGACCGTGCTCGCGAGTGAGGGGTACGGTGACTCGGTGACGTTCGTGAACGGCTTCCGGTTCATCGAGGACCTGGTCGCCGGCAACAGCTGATTGATTGGCGGTCCCGTTCGGTAGGGAGACCCCTAAAAAAGCCCTCGGCTGTTGGACAGGTAGTGTTCAGATTAGCTGATTCCATACGAAGGCGAAGGCTTGCAACCAATTTTCGACGGTCTCCGCTTCGGCGTTGCTGAAACAGTTTGAGAACTGGTTTGTTCGACGCTTTACTTCTCTAAAGACACGTTCGACGGCGTTCTGATTCCCGTGCGTTTTGTGTTGGAATCGGAGGTCATGTCGATGGCAGGCCGCCTGCAGCCACGGCGCGCAATCGACGAGAAAAAGCTCGTCATCGACGAGATGTTTCTCGCGGAGTTCCGAGAGGAACATCTCGGTAAGAGTCTGTGTTCTCGTCGGATAGAGACGAACATGGAGCAAGCGATTGGTCGCTGGATCAACCGCTTCGTACAGCCAATAGCGTTCGGAGTTGAGTTGGATCACCGTTTCACCAACCGCAACGTGATCCGGGTCAGCTCCCTCAACTGGCTGTAGATCGGCTTTCTGCACCCAGTTATGAACGGTGGAGCGACAGCGATCGACACCGGCACTGTCTAGTTGAGCCAGTTTGAGGAACGAGCAGGCCGTTGAGCTTCTTGTTCAAGGATGCTCGCAGACCTGCTCAACGATGGCTTAGACGCGGATTTAGAAGAAGCTTGGGAGAACGAGCGGACGGCGACGCCCGTCAGGGCGTTCGCCGTCCGTCTCCACGAGACTGGTTGTTCGCTCCGCGAGACAACAACGATCTTAGCGGAATTAGGCGTTAAACGCTCGCATGGAGCGGTTTGGAATTGGGTGCATCGGCTTGCTGACAGCGGATACGACCCGCCTGAGGCGCAGCCGAAGCGGGTCGCGGTTGACGAGACCGCTGTCAAGATTGACGGCGAATGGTCTTGGTTGTACGCTGCAATAGACACCGAGACGAAGCTCATTCTCGATGTCGCGTTGTTTGGGCGGCATGGCACCGATCCGGCAGCTGCATTCCTGCATCGACTCGACGAGAAATACGACCTCTCAGACACCGTATTTCTCGTGGATCAATACGGCTACCGGACTGCCCTCGCTCGATTAGGATTGAGCGGTCGGGTTAACTATACTGAGCGAAACCTGATTGAGAAGTGGTTTCACACCCTCAAAATGCGCATCGACCGCTTTCATAACTCGTGGGTCGGCAGTCGGTCGAGCGCACGCGAATGGCTTGAGCAATTCATGCACTACTACAACCGCCAGCGACCGCACCAAGCTCTCGACGGAAGGACGCCGATCGAGGAGATCCAGAACTAGACAGTGCCTCGACACCAAACCTCTCCAAGATAGAAACTGTATCCGAAAGTGATAATCTGGCCAGGTGGAGTCGGATACCGAGCTTCATCGCAGGCTCTGGTGTCGCTTCTCGCTCCAGAAAATCTAACTCGAAGCAGCCGCTACCCCCATTGAGGCGGTCGGTTTCGAGCATAGGCACTCAAAAATCGTACCGCCTCACTTTTCAGCCTTATCTGAACACCGCCGTTGGACATCCTACTACCGACTATATCAGGCCAGATTGGGCGCCCCCAGCAGAGCTTTTTCGAATTTACTCAATTGGTTACTCACTTCTCAAGTTGACGTAACTGGATAGTGGCCACCGATGGCGATATGCTTATGTGTTGATTGTTAGTATGAAACAGGTTGTATGGAGGTCCCGACCGTCTCAGACGTGGAAGATATCGAACTCTACGACCGACTTGAGCATCGGTCACCTGAGGTCCTCTGCCGGGTTTTTAATCACTTCTACTTTGAGAACGGCGAGGAATATTGCGATCCAGATGAATATGATTCAAAAGGCTGGCGACGCCTTCTAGCAGGTGCACTCCCTCAAGAGACGCGAGCTTGGCTGCAGACTCACGCCCAGATCGCAAACGAGAGCGTTGACCGAGTCCATGCGGTCGCACATCTTAACGAGACGTACGACGTCCCTGAGGAGAAGCGGGGTCCGGACACACTTTATGAACTGGCGATTTTAATCCACGAACTCGGGCTCGAAGAGCGGCTACCACAGCTCATCGTTTCGGCACGGATTAAACAGAACGAGATGAAACGAACATGGGTCCTCCAGGAGGAGATTCCATTATCAAATCTCTCTGAGAAAATCGATTCGTTTCAGCAGTCGTGGAACAAGCGCGAGGACCGAACGAAGGCGGTCCTCGTCCAGCAGGAACTTTCAGATAAGTCTGTAGCTTCACTCCAGATATTCGCGGAGAAAGGGGCCGGCGTGACTGAAGAACTCACGTTCGGATTCCGTGAAGGCGAGCAAGACGGTGACACCGATATTCCAGAACGGCCTGAACTCTCGACGGTACGCTATCGGGAACTCAAACAGATTCGGGTATTGCTAAAAGTTGAGTCGGGTAGAACACTCGTCGTTTTCACGGACGAGCATAGACGTGGGTGGACAAGTGTCCTGAATGGATTTTTCGAGCACGCCTTCGATATCGAATCAATCACGAACACGATAGAAAAGCAGACTGTCACTGAAGCAGCCGAACTACGTGAGGAGGCGCATGAATCGGTCGATTTTGACGACAACCCCATTGAGAAAATGGCAGGTTTGATCAACGACCGTTCGGAAGCTGCCCTTGACGCTGTAGACAATTCACCACACGGAGCCGAGCGGAAACAGCGACTCAAGACCAAAATCCAAAATATCGAGCTCTCTGGCTCCGAAATCGAAGATGATCCCAATCTTGGCACCGAAGAGTTCCGCTTAATTGGTAGAACGAATCTTGATGAAGTGTTCAAACAGGTAGATATTGAAGACGGGTTTTTCCAGTTTCTCGACCGGGCAAGCAACGAAAGTCTGGCACTCGTTCTGAATGTCGATGGACGGCACGTCGCTGCCCGTAAAACAGGTCCTCAATCGGTTGATGGCTCTCGGCTTGGCTCGGAGACACAAGTCGCGCTCACGTATTTCTTCGACCAGGAGGGGGTACTGTGAACGAAGATACAGTCGAAGCGCTTGAGTCAGTCATCAATGGGAGAGGGAGCGAGGGGAGGTACACAGACGAAGATCTCCCAGAACCCCTTGCAGGAACGGAATTTGTTACTGCAAGCGAGGAACTCCCCAACAGATGCCAGCGAGATGGATGTCGAATAAGCTGCCAGGTAGTCGAACGGAACGGTGGAGAGGTACGGATGGAATGTCGACGCGAAGAATATCCACACACATTCACAATCAATAGTTCTAAATACACTTTCTATGATATCGAATTCGAGTCTGTTCTCCGGATTGTCGCCGAACACATCGGAGAGACAATCAGCTCAGTAGCGTTCGATCTGCCACGCCGAGTTACTGCAATAACCGATTCTGGTTTGCGGCTCACGATGCCAGTCGCCCCAGCTCGGTTTGAGCGGGAAGTAATGGAAATTTACGCGGAAGCGCTCCGAGACGACCAACCAACATTGCTACTAACAACAGAAGGAAAGCTAGAGGATCTCCTCGAACTCGCCTCACTGTTTTCAACGGGGAGTCTCGTCTACGCAACACCACTTTCTGCCATAGCAGAGACGTCGGGGCATCTGTCTACGATGACCGAGACAGCCCAAGCGATTCAGACAATGGAACAGGAGTTCGTTGATGAGCGACATAACGAGGCTGGCGACCTCATCCACCGGGTAAATATGAACCCGAGATACATTCTCACCGAACTCAATCATATGCGCTTGCTCCGGAAGACGGGACACCTCTCGGGCGGCGATCGTTTAGAGACAGTGGCTGAACTCGTTTTTTCGCACTTGTTCTCGACATATCCCGGGGAAGGCGGAGAGGACGATAGTGGTCAGAGCGTCCCTGATAACCTATTCCATGTTCCAACCCTGGATTCGAGCAAGTACTCAGAATCGATTCTTGGCGTCGTCGACGCTAAATCTGCAGATCGTGCGAAATTCGGTCGAGAGGAAGCTCGTGGTAAACATGACGAGTACCTTGAGCGGGCAGAACGAGAATCAATCAATACCGACCAAGTCGCACATGCGTTCATCATTTTGGAGTTCAAAGGCCAACAGGAAATCGAATTTTTCGATAAGATGGAAGAGTTCTACGATGAAGGTACTCACCTCGTGATCTTTACCGCCGATGCGCTGGCGATGCTCATGGCAGCGTATCTCGCAGCAACAGTCGCAAACGAATTGGAACTTATTCGAGGCGACTTTCGTGCAGCCATCTACCCGCTGTTCGAGCCAACAGCATTCAGAGACGCCGGCCTGGCCCGTGTTGAACGGGAAGTCGGTCAATTACAAGAGGACTATCGTGACAGATATCTCCAGCGGTCGGACCTGGTGATCGTCCAGCGTAGTGTGGTAAAAAAGCAGTTACAACGCTGTCTAACGTCTGAAAAAGAAATCGAACCAATCTTCGAGCGGTATTTCACTGAAATGCCGCTTATTTGACCCAAAATCCGGACTGCCTTTTGGGTATGACAAATGTCATTAGGTAGAGGGATTAAAAAGTGGCTGACACGGCGGTGTGTAGGGAGTAAAAAGCCCTCGGCCGCTCGACGTACCGCGACCACCGCTGCGCGCCTCGTACCTGCGGTGCTTGCGGGGTCGGGGGACGACCGAGGCGGCC encodes:
- a CDS encoding DUF7437 domain-containing protein — translated: MSRTSNRADGDIVEDFLSVADLLEEPQLAQLYAYLAREGEATVQDAMDDLELAQGTAYSYVNRLVDAGVVDVTDDEQPRRYAARQIDLTVTTAAGDREYTITPALIDAVGRRETNADIDTYIDRHGVAGLATALTYAVARERGEVTHRLMAEDLDISPLAAEMILQALHPVVHEHYDIEQAGAGLDELDINDDAADDA
- a CDS encoding IS6 family transposase, yielding MLADLLNDGLDADLEEAWENERTATPVRAFAVRLHETGCSLRETTTILAELGVKRSHGAVWNWVHRLADSGYDPPEAQPKRVAVDETAVKIDGEWSWLYAAIDTETKLILDVALFGRHGTDPAAAFLHRLDEKYDLSDTVFLVDQYGYRTALARLGLSGRVNYTERNLIEKWFHTLKMRIDRFHNSWVGSRSSAREWLEQFMHYYNRQRPHQALDGRTPIEEIQN